A window of the Juglans microcarpa x Juglans regia isolate MS1-56 chromosome 5D, Jm3101_v1.0, whole genome shotgun sequence genome harbors these coding sequences:
- the LOC121265612 gene encoding uracil phosphoribosyltransferase isoform X2 has translation MASCGINFTLRCPSGAPCFASTCRPRNPRAPLHYINLILSSSSSSNLKLISYSSARRRSFVTVRADMATEEKSISQDRMLVFVPPHPLIKHWVSVLRNEQTPPPVFRNAMAELGRLLMYEASRDWLPTVNGEIQSPMGVASVEFIDPREPVAVVPILRAGLALAEHASSILPATKTYHLGISRDEETLQPSIYLNKLPDKFPEGSRVFVVDPMLATGGTIVAALNLLKERGIDNNQIKVISAVAAPPALQKLSENFPGLHVYTGIIDPTVNDKGFIIPGLGDAGDRSFGT, from the exons ATGGCTTCGTGCGGCATTAATTTTACGCTCCGGTGCCCGTCCGGTGCGCCATGTTTTGCGTCCACTTGTCGCCCCCGAAACCCTCGCGCTCCTCTCCACTATATTAACCtaattctctcttcttcttcttcttccaatctTAAACTG ATCTCTTACTCCAGTGCCCGGCGCCGTAGCTTTGTTACTGTGAGGGCTGACATGGCTACCGAGGAGAAATCCATCTCACAGGACCGAATGCTG GTCTTCGTGCCTCCCCATCCATTGATAAAGCATTGGGTTTCAGTTCTAAGGAATGAACAAACTCCTCCTCCCGTATTTA gGAATGCAATGGCTGAGTTGGGGAGGCTACTTATGTATGAAGCTTCAAGGGATTGGTTG CCTACTGTCAATGGGGAGATACAGTCACCAATGGGTGTTGCTTCAGTTGAGTTTATAGATCCAAGGGAGCCAGTGGCG GTGGTTCCAATCCTAAGAGCTGGTCTAGCTCTTGCAGAACACGCATCTTCAATCTTGCCAGCAACAAAAACATACCATCTGG GGATAAGCAGAGACGAGGAGACACTTCAACCCTCAATATATCTGAACAA GCTACCTGACAAATTTCCGGAAGGGTCTCGGGTATTTGTAGTTGATCCCATGCTGGCAACAG GCGGCACAATAGTGGCAGCTCTCAACCTCTTAAAGGAACGGGGGATTGATAACAATCAGATTAAAGTG ATATCTGCTGTGGCGGCCCCTCCAGCTCTTCAAAAGCTCAGTGAGAATTTCCCTGG GCTTCATGTCTACACTGGAATAATTGATCCCACAGTCAATGACAAAGG GTTCATAATTCCTGGACTCGGGGATGCTGGAGACCGAAGCTTTGGTACATGA
- the LOC121265612 gene encoding uracil phosphoribosyltransferase isoform X1 has product MASCGINFTLRCPSGAPCFASTCRPRNPRAPLHYINLILSSSSSSNLKLVTISYSSARRRSFVTVRADMATEEKSISQDRMLVFVPPHPLIKHWVSVLRNEQTPPPVFRNAMAELGRLLMYEASRDWLPTVNGEIQSPMGVASVEFIDPREPVAVVPILRAGLALAEHASSILPATKTYHLGISRDEETLQPSIYLNKLPDKFPEGSRVFVVDPMLATGGTIVAALNLLKERGIDNNQIKVISAVAAPPALQKLSENFPGLHVYTGIIDPTVNDKGFIIPGLGDAGDRSFGT; this is encoded by the exons ATGGCTTCGTGCGGCATTAATTTTACGCTCCGGTGCCCGTCCGGTGCGCCATGTTTTGCGTCCACTTGTCGCCCCCGAAACCCTCGCGCTCCTCTCCACTATATTAACCtaattctctcttcttcttcttcttccaatctTAAACTGGTAACG ATCTCTTACTCCAGTGCCCGGCGCCGTAGCTTTGTTACTGTGAGGGCTGACATGGCTACCGAGGAGAAATCCATCTCACAGGACCGAATGCTG GTCTTCGTGCCTCCCCATCCATTGATAAAGCATTGGGTTTCAGTTCTAAGGAATGAACAAACTCCTCCTCCCGTATTTA gGAATGCAATGGCTGAGTTGGGGAGGCTACTTATGTATGAAGCTTCAAGGGATTGGTTG CCTACTGTCAATGGGGAGATACAGTCACCAATGGGTGTTGCTTCAGTTGAGTTTATAGATCCAAGGGAGCCAGTGGCG GTGGTTCCAATCCTAAGAGCTGGTCTAGCTCTTGCAGAACACGCATCTTCAATCTTGCCAGCAACAAAAACATACCATCTGG GGATAAGCAGAGACGAGGAGACACTTCAACCCTCAATATATCTGAACAA GCTACCTGACAAATTTCCGGAAGGGTCTCGGGTATTTGTAGTTGATCCCATGCTGGCAACAG GCGGCACAATAGTGGCAGCTCTCAACCTCTTAAAGGAACGGGGGATTGATAACAATCAGATTAAAGTG ATATCTGCTGTGGCGGCCCCTCCAGCTCTTCAAAAGCTCAGTGAGAATTTCCCTGG GCTTCATGTCTACACTGGAATAATTGATCCCACAGTCAATGACAAAGG GTTCATAATTCCTGGACTCGGGGATGCTGGAGACCGAAGCTTTGGTACATGA